From the Pseudooceanicola aestuarii genome, one window contains:
- a CDS encoding ABC transporter ATP-binding protein, producing the protein MTDTLLEAGALVKDFPLGRGRHLRAVDRVSFKLKRGEILGLVGESGSGKSTLARILARLLPQTEGSVWFDKANLAGLSGSRFARAAARRDIQMVFQDPLASLNPRWRAARIIGDPIRCLGTAEERAEAPALIAAAAERSGLPVALLDRFPHQLSGGQRARVDIARAIVLRPKLLILDEPTSALDASLQAHVIQTLMQLRADLDLTYVFVTHDLNLVHLIADRILVMQKGKLVEEGAVAALFADPKEAYTRELIAAIPQLGQRRVPGP; encoded by the coding sequence ATGACTGACACCCTTCTCGAAGCTGGAGCTCTGGTCAAAGACTTCCCCCTGGGGCGCGGCAGGCACCTGCGCGCGGTCGATCGCGTCTCGTTCAAGTTGAAGCGGGGCGAAATCCTGGGGCTGGTGGGTGAAAGCGGGTCGGGCAAGTCCACCCTTGCCCGGATCCTGGCACGACTGCTGCCCCAGACCGAAGGCTCGGTCTGGTTCGACAAGGCCAATCTGGCCGGGCTCAGCGGATCGCGCTTTGCCCGGGCGGCGGCGCGGCGCGATATCCAGATGGTGTTCCAGGATCCGCTGGCCAGCCTGAACCCCAGGTGGCGCGCGGCCAGGATCATCGGCGATCCGATCCGCTGTCTGGGCACGGCCGAGGAGCGCGCCGAGGCGCCGGCGCTGATCGCGGCGGCTGCCGAACGTTCTGGCCTGCCGGTTGCCCTGCTTGATCGGTTTCCGCATCAACTGTCCGGTGGCCAGCGCGCCCGTGTCGACATCGCCCGCGCCATCGTGCTGCGCCCCAAGCTGCTGATCCTGGACGAGCCGACATCGGCGCTGGACGCGTCCTTGCAGGCCCACGTGATCCAGACCCTGATGCAACTGCGCGCTGATCTTGACCTGACCTATGTCTTTGTCACCCACGATCTGAACCTGGTGCACCTGATCGCGGATCGGATCCTGGTCATGCAAAAAGGCAAGCTGGTGGAGGAAGGGGCGGTCGCGGCGCTGTTCGCCGATCCGAAGGAGGCCTACACCCGCGAGCTGATTGCCGCGATCCCGCAACTGGGCCAGCGCCGGGTTCCGGGGCCCTGA